One window of Erwinia aphidicola genomic DNA carries:
- a CDS encoding sugar ABC transporter ATP-binding protein — translation MTAINRLEMRQISIAFGGFAALKSVDLTLEGHSIHALTGANGAGKSTLMAVLSGAYDRYSGEILLDGHPVTIRTPRDARQLGIHLVQQEVDVALVAGLSVAENIMLDRLAEGGQLYRWGEMRRQARALLARLDVSIDVTRKVEQCSLAEKQQILLARALSHHCRFLILDEPTAPLDQHESAKLFAVVRQLQGQGIGVVFISHRINELKAICDRLTVLRDGELIESGPMQGLSGEQIVEKMLGHQLDDIYPPKRPPFSDETLLHISGLHDEQLLKDISLTLRKGEILGIAGLAGAGKTELCKALFGASRSRVERGELHGKAWKPSSPHAAVENRMALIPEERRKEGIFIDESVVMNLSISADNSFSRWSLFGHRQAWRWAEEVIARLGVRTTGPKQTLRRLSGGNQQKVAIGKWLRNDADVLIFDEPTKGVDIKAKTDLFTLIDGLARQGKGVIYASGEFSELVGLCDRICVLWDGRIVAEMAADEVDEETLLLYSTGGTPA, via the coding sequence ATGACCGCGATAAATCGCCTTGAAATGCGCCAGATCTCCATCGCTTTTGGCGGTTTTGCGGCGCTTAAATCCGTGGACCTCACGCTGGAAGGGCACTCCATCCACGCGCTGACGGGGGCTAACGGCGCCGGGAAATCGACGCTGATGGCGGTGCTGTCGGGCGCATACGATCGCTACAGCGGCGAAATCCTGCTGGACGGGCATCCGGTGACGATTCGTACCCCGCGCGACGCCAGGCAGCTGGGTATTCACCTGGTGCAGCAGGAAGTCGACGTGGCGCTGGTGGCCGGGCTGAGCGTGGCGGAAAACATTATGTTGGACCGCCTGGCAGAAGGCGGGCAGCTGTACCGCTGGGGCGAAATGCGCCGCCAGGCGCGGGCGCTGCTGGCAAGGCTGGATGTCAGCATCGATGTGACGCGCAAAGTGGAGCAGTGCTCGCTGGCGGAAAAGCAGCAAATCCTGCTGGCGCGCGCGCTGTCGCATCACTGCCGCTTCCTGATTCTTGACGAGCCCACCGCCCCGCTGGACCAGCACGAAAGCGCAAAGCTGTTCGCAGTGGTGCGTCAGCTGCAAGGCCAGGGCATCGGCGTGGTATTTATCTCGCACCGTATCAATGAGCTGAAGGCGATTTGCGACCGGCTGACGGTGCTGCGCGACGGTGAGCTGATTGAAAGCGGCCCGATGCAGGGGCTGAGCGGCGAGCAGATCGTTGAGAAGATGCTCGGTCACCAGCTGGATGATATCTACCCACCCAAGCGCCCGCCATTCAGTGATGAAACGCTGCTGCATATCAGCGGGCTGCACGACGAACAGCTGCTGAAGGATATCAGCCTGACGCTGCGCAAAGGCGAAATCCTCGGCATCGCCGGGCTGGCCGGGGCGGGTAAAACCGAACTGTGCAAGGCGCTGTTTGGTGCCAGCCGCAGCCGGGTTGAGCGCGGCGAGCTGCACGGTAAAGCGTGGAAACCCTCTTCCCCGCATGCGGCAGTCGAGAATCGCATGGCGCTGATCCCGGAAGAGCGACGCAAAGAGGGCATCTTCATTGATGAATCGGTGGTGATGAACCTCAGTATCAGCGCCGATAACAGCTTCTCACGCTGGAGTTTGTTCGGCCACCGTCAGGCCTGGCGCTGGGCGGAAGAGGTGATCGCGCGACTCGGGGTGCGCACCACCGGGCCGAAGCAGACGCTGCGCCGCCTGTCAGGCGGCAATCAGCAGAAGGTGGCGATCGGCAAGTGGCTGCGCAATGACGCCGATGTGCTGATTTTTGACGAACCGACCAAAGGCGTGGATATCAAAGCCAAAACCGATCTGTTCACCCTGATCGACGGGCTGGCGCGCCAGGGAAAAGGGGTGATTTATGCCTCGGGCGAATTTTCCGAACTGGTTGGCCTGTGTGACCGTATCTGCGTGCTGTGGGACGGGCGCATCGTCGCTGAAATGGCGGCGGATGAGGTCGACGAAGAGACACTTTTACTTTACTCCACCGGAGGAACGCCTGCGTGA
- the fdhD gene encoding formate dehydrogenase accessory sulfurtransferase FdhD → MKSSGPIGAGQVTVWQRDALDQPEPDWLAEEVPVALVYNGISHVVMMATPKDLEAFAVGFSLSEGIIAGPADIYGIDVVAGCNGIEVQVELSSRRFMALKAQRRAMAGRTGCGVCGVEQLSEIGKPIQPLPFTQRFELARLDGALRQLKAFQPVGQLTGCTHAAAWITPDGQLSAGCEDVGRHVALDKLLGQRSQAEWAAAGGAVLVSSRASYEMVQKSAMCGVEILFAVSAATQLAVEVAQRCNLTLVGFSKPGRATVYTHPERLF, encoded by the coding sequence ATTAAATCATCGGGGCCGATTGGTGCCGGTCAGGTAACGGTGTGGCAGCGTGATGCGCTGGATCAGCCTGAGCCCGACTGGCTGGCGGAGGAAGTGCCGGTGGCGCTGGTGTATAACGGCATCTCGCACGTGGTGATGATGGCCACGCCAAAAGACCTGGAAGCTTTCGCCGTGGGTTTCTCTTTGTCGGAAGGGATCATTGCTGGCCCGGCTGATATTTACGGCATCGATGTTGTCGCGGGCTGCAACGGCATTGAGGTGCAGGTTGAGCTTTCCAGCCGCCGCTTTATGGCGCTGAAAGCGCAGCGCCGCGCGATGGCCGGGCGCACCGGCTGCGGGGTGTGTGGCGTGGAGCAGTTGAGCGAGATCGGCAAACCGATTCAGCCGCTGCCGTTTACCCAGCGTTTTGAACTGGCGCGCCTGGACGGCGCACTGCGCCAGCTGAAAGCGTTCCAGCCGGTCGGCCAGCTGACCGGCTGCACCCACGCCGCAGCATGGATTACCCCTGATGGGCAGCTGAGTGCCGGATGTGAAGACGTTGGCCGTCACGTGGCGCTGGATAAGCTGCTGGGGCAGCGCAGCCAGGCGGAGTGGGCTGCGGCCGGCGGCGCGGTGCTGGTCTCCAGCCGCGCCAGCTATGAGATGGTGCAGAAATCAGCAATGTGCGGCGTCGAGATCTTGTTTGCCGTCTCCGCCGCTACGCAGCTGGCGGTCGAAGTGGCGCAGCGCTGTAATCTGACGCTGGTGGGCTTCAGCAAACCGGGCAGGGCGACGGTGTATACCCATCCGGAAAGACTGTTTTAA
- a CDS encoding aspartate aminotransferase family protein, which produces MATRSTIMDTNSFRAEHADGLSADVRKLTDKRSRVLGESYRLFYRKPVHLVRGQGQYLWDAAGDKYLDVYNNVASIGHCHPAVIDAVYQQMQQLNTHTRYLHEAILDYSEQLLATAPAEIDRAMYMCTGSEANDLAIRVARAYSGGSGIIVTQESYHGTSDLTSGVSPALGSGQPLAATTRLVLPPDRYRVDAPDLGAWFAAEIQKQIDDMAAHGIKFAGFLADSIFSSDGVLPGPKGFLRQAIDVVHKNGGIFIADEVQPGFARTGEAFWGFDRHDVVPDVITTGKPMGNGIPVSGLLAKSEVLAAFSDDIPYFNTFGGNPVAMAAAQAVLNVIKEEGLQEHSRVVGAKLLAELSTLKEKYECVGDVRGAGLFIGFELVKDKASKTPDKQLALDITEMLRDNRVLTSVAGPYGNVLKLRPPLAFQESDIDWLVGALDKSLAALGH; this is translated from the coding sequence ATGGCTACACGTTCAACCATTATGGATACCAACAGCTTTCGTGCCGAGCATGCCGACGGCCTGAGCGCGGATGTGCGCAAGCTGACCGATAAACGCAGCAGGGTCCTGGGCGAGTCTTACCGCCTGTTCTACCGTAAGCCGGTGCATCTGGTGCGCGGTCAGGGCCAGTATCTGTGGGATGCCGCCGGGGATAAATATCTCGACGTGTATAACAACGTTGCCAGCATCGGGCACTGCCATCCGGCGGTAATTGATGCGGTGTATCAGCAGATGCAGCAGCTGAACACCCACACCCGCTACCTGCACGAAGCCATTCTCGACTACTCTGAACAGCTGCTCGCTACTGCCCCGGCGGAAATCGACCGCGCCATGTACATGTGCACCGGGTCCGAGGCCAACGACCTGGCGATCCGCGTGGCGCGCGCTTACAGCGGCGGCAGTGGCATTATTGTGACTCAGGAGTCCTATCACGGCACCAGCGACCTCACTTCCGGCGTCTCCCCGGCATTGGGCAGCGGGCAACCGCTGGCCGCGACCACGCGCCTGGTACTACCGCCAGATCGCTACCGCGTTGATGCCCCGGATCTTGGCGCCTGGTTTGCCGCTGAGATTCAGAAGCAGATTGACGACATGGCCGCCCACGGCATTAAGTTCGCCGGCTTCCTTGCCGATTCGATCTTCTCCTCTGACGGCGTGCTGCCAGGGCCGAAAGGCTTCCTCAGGCAGGCTATCGACGTGGTGCATAAAAACGGTGGGATCTTTATTGCGGATGAGGTGCAGCCCGGCTTTGCCCGCACCGGTGAGGCATTCTGGGGCTTTGACCGCCATGACGTGGTGCCGGATGTGATCACCACCGGCAAGCCGATGGGTAATGGCATTCCGGTTTCCGGCCTGCTGGCTAAAAGCGAGGTGCTGGCGGCTTTCAGCGACGATATCCCGTACTTCAACACCTTTGGCGGCAACCCGGTAGCGATGGCTGCGGCGCAGGCGGTGCTGAACGTGATTAAAGAAGAGGGGCTACAGGAGCACAGCCGCGTGGTGGGTGCGAAGCTGCTGGCGGAGCTGTCCACGCTGAAAGAGAAGTATGAGTGCGTCGGTGACGTGCGCGGCGCGGGTCTGTTTATCGGCTTTGAGCTGGTAAAAGATAAAGCCAGCAAAACGCCGGATAAGCAGTTGGCGCTGGATATTACCGAAATGCTGCGTGATAACCGCGTGCTGACGTCGGTCGCCGGCCCTTATGGCAACGTACTGAAACTGCGCCCGCCGTTAGCTTTCCAGGAGAGCGATATCGACTGGCTGGTCGGCGCGCTGGATAAGTCGCTGGCTGCACTGGGGCATTGA
- the sodA gene encoding superoxide dismutase [Mn]: MSYTLPSLPYAYDALEPHFDKQTMEIHHTKHHQAYVNNANAALEGTEFANLPVEELIAKLDQLPADKKGPLRNNAGGHANHSFFWKGLKTGTTLGGDLKAAIEKDFGSVDAFKAEFEKAATTRFGSGWAWLVKKGDKLAVVSTANQDSPLMGEAISGASGTPIIGLDVWEHAYYLKYQNKRPDYIKAFWDVVNWDVAAENFKAAK; the protein is encoded by the coding sequence ATGAGCTATACACTGCCATCCCTGCCTTACGCATACGATGCACTGGAACCACACTTTGACAAGCAGACGATGGAAATCCATCACACTAAACACCACCAGGCCTACGTGAATAACGCGAACGCGGCGCTGGAAGGCACCGAGTTCGCTAATCTGCCGGTTGAAGAGCTGATTGCCAAACTGGACCAGCTGCCAGCCGACAAAAAAGGCCCACTGCGTAACAACGCGGGTGGCCACGCTAACCACAGCTTCTTCTGGAAAGGTCTGAAAACCGGTACCACTCTGGGCGGCGATCTGAAAGCAGCCATCGAGAAAGATTTCGGCAGCGTTGACGCGTTCAAAGCGGAATTCGAAAAAGCGGCCACCACCCGTTTCGGTTCTGGCTGGGCGTGGCTGGTTAAGAAAGGCGATAAGCTGGCAGTGGTTTCTACTGCTAACCAGGATAGCCCGCTGATGGGCGAAGCGATTTCTGGCGCATCCGGCACCCCAATCATTGGCCTGGATGTGTGGGAACACGCCTACTACCTGAAGTACCAGAACAAACGCCCTGACTACATCAAGGCGTTCTGGGACGTGGTTAACTGGGATGTGGCTGCAGAGAACTTCAAAGCGGCTAAGTAA
- the fdnG gene encoding formate dehydrogenase-N subunit alpha: MNVSRRRFFKICAGGMAGTTAAALGFMPATALAETRQYKLLRARETRNTCTYCSVGCGLLMYSMGDGAKNARENIFHIEGDPDHPVSRGALCPKGAGLLDFIHSESRLKSPSYRAPGSDTWQPISWDEALTRIARLMKADRDANFIAKNNQGVTVNRWLSTGMLCASAASNETGYLTQKMTRSLGMLAVDNQARVUHGPTVASLAPTFGRGAMTNHWVDIRNANLIVVMGGNAAEAHPVGFRWAMEAKIHNNAKLIVIDPRFTRTASVADFYTPIRSGTDITFLSGVLRYLLEEDRIQHQYVSAYTNASLIVREDYRFDDGLFSGYDPQTRSYDKTSWYYELDEQGFAKRDPTLAHPRCVYNLLLKHVSRYTPEVVENICGTPKGDFLKVCEMLAETSAPNLTTSFLYALGWTQHSVGAQNIRTMAMIQLLLGNMGMAGGGINALRGHSNIQGLTDLGLLSQSLPGYMTLPSEKQADLQTYLTANTPKPLLPEQVNYWGNYPKFFISMMKAFYGDKAQAENSWGFDWLPKWDKGYDVLQYFDMMHRGEVNGYLCQGFNPLASFPNKQKVGESLAKLKFLVTIDPLDTETSNFWQNHGEYNDADPSQIQTEVFRLPSTCFAEENGSIVNSARWLQWHWKGADGPGEARNDGEILAGIYQRLRQMYAEEGGAQPEPVLNMSWNYLTPDSPASEEVAMESNGRALADLLDDKGTLLVKKGQQLGSFAQLRADGSTSSGCWIFAGSWTADGNQMARRDNSDAHGLGNTPGWSWAWPLNRRILYNRASADPMGNPWDPKRQLIKWDGAKWAGDDIPDYSTAPPGSDVGPFIMQQEGMGRLFALDKMAEGPFPEHYEPFETPISTNPLHPKVISNPAARVFPADLKAMGNAAQFPYVGTTYRLTEHFHFWTKHALLNAIAQPQQFVEIGERLAGQLGIKQGDTVKVSSSRGYIKAVAVVTKRLRTLAVDGKEVDTIGIPIHWGFMGVAKKGFLANNLTPFVGDANTQTPEFKAFLVNVEKV, from the coding sequence ATGAATGTCAGCAGAAGACGTTTCTTCAAAATCTGTGCGGGGGGCATGGCGGGAACCACCGCGGCTGCTCTGGGCTTTATGCCCGCTACCGCACTGGCGGAAACCCGCCAGTACAAGCTGCTGCGCGCGAGAGAGACGCGCAACACCTGCACCTACTGTTCCGTCGGCTGCGGGCTGTTGATGTACAGCATGGGTGACGGCGCGAAAAACGCCAGAGAGAATATTTTCCATATCGAAGGGGATCCGGACCATCCGGTAAGCCGCGGCGCGCTCTGCCCTAAAGGCGCGGGCCTGCTCGACTTTATTCACAGCGAAAGCCGCCTGAAAAGCCCGTCGTATCGTGCCCCAGGCTCCGACACATGGCAGCCCATCAGCTGGGACGAGGCACTGACCCGTATCGCCAGACTGATGAAGGCCGACCGTGACGCCAACTTTATTGCCAAAAATAACCAGGGCGTGACGGTTAACCGCTGGCTGAGCACCGGCATGCTGTGCGCCTCGGCGGCCAGCAATGAAACCGGCTATCTCACCCAGAAAATGACCCGTTCGCTCGGCATGCTTGCCGTCGACAACCAGGCGCGCGTTTGACACGGACCTACGGTAGCAAGTCTTGCTCCAACGTTCGGTCGCGGTGCGATGACCAATCACTGGGTCGACATCCGCAATGCGAATCTGATTGTGGTTATGGGTGGCAACGCCGCTGAAGCGCATCCGGTAGGATTCCGCTGGGCGATGGAAGCCAAAATCCATAACAACGCCAAACTGATTGTCATCGATCCGCGCTTCACGCGTACCGCATCGGTGGCTGACTTCTATACGCCAATCCGCTCCGGCACCGACATTACTTTCCTGTCGGGCGTACTGCGCTATCTGCTGGAAGAAGATCGCATTCAGCACCAATATGTCTCGGCTTACACCAATGCCAGCCTGATAGTGCGTGAAGATTACCGCTTCGACGACGGCCTGTTCAGCGGCTACGATCCGCAGACGCGCAGCTATGACAAAACCAGCTGGTACTACGAGCTGGACGAGCAGGGCTTCGCCAAACGCGACCCAACGCTGGCTCACCCGCGCTGCGTCTACAATCTGCTATTAAAACACGTCAGCCGCTACACGCCGGAAGTGGTTGAAAACATCTGCGGCACGCCAAAAGGCGACTTCCTGAAAGTGTGTGAAATGCTGGCTGAAACCAGTGCGCCAAACCTCACCACCTCCTTCCTGTATGCGCTAGGCTGGACCCAGCACTCGGTGGGGGCGCAGAACATCCGCACCATGGCGATGATCCAGCTGCTGCTCGGCAATATGGGGATGGCAGGCGGCGGCATTAACGCCCTGCGCGGCCACTCAAATATTCAGGGGCTGACCGACCTTGGCCTGCTCTCTCAGAGCCTGCCGGGCTATATGACGCTGCCGTCGGAGAAACAGGCAGATCTGCAAACTTACCTTACCGCCAACACGCCAAAACCGCTGCTGCCGGAGCAGGTGAACTACTGGGGCAACTATCCGAAGTTCTTCATCAGCATGATGAAAGCGTTTTACGGCGACAAAGCCCAGGCGGAAAACAGCTGGGGCTTCGACTGGCTGCCGAAGTGGGACAAAGGCTACGACGTGCTGCAGTATTTCGACATGATGCATCGCGGCGAAGTGAACGGCTATCTCTGCCAGGGCTTTAACCCGCTGGCCTCCTTCCCGAATAAGCAGAAGGTGGGCGAGTCGCTGGCGAAGCTGAAGTTCCTTGTCACTATCGACCCGCTCGATACCGAGACCTCCAACTTCTGGCAGAACCACGGCGAGTATAACGACGCCGATCCGTCGCAGATCCAGACCGAAGTGTTCCGCCTGCCTTCTACCTGCTTTGCGGAAGAGAACGGCTCGATCGTTAACTCTGCGCGCTGGCTGCAGTGGCACTGGAAGGGTGCCGATGGCCCGGGCGAAGCGCGCAACGATGGCGAAATTCTGGCCGGCATTTATCAGCGCCTGCGCCAGATGTATGCCGAAGAGGGTGGCGCACAGCCGGAACCGGTGCTGAATATGAGCTGGAACTATCTGACGCCGGATTCACCGGCCTCGGAAGAAGTTGCCATGGAGAGCAACGGGCGCGCGCTGGCCGATCTGCTCGACGATAAGGGCACGCTGCTGGTGAAAAAAGGGCAGCAGCTCGGCAGCTTTGCCCAGCTGCGCGCCGACGGCTCAACCTCCAGCGGCTGCTGGATCTTCGCCGGTAGCTGGACCGCAGACGGTAACCAGATGGCGCGGCGCGACAACAGCGATGCGCACGGCTTAGGCAATACGCCGGGCTGGAGCTGGGCCTGGCCGCTGAACCGCCGCATCCTGTATAACCGCGCCTCTGCCGACCCGATGGGCAATCCGTGGGACCCGAAACGCCAGCTTATCAAGTGGGACGGTGCGAAATGGGCCGGGGACGATATTCCTGACTACAGCACCGCGCCGCCGGGTAGCGATGTCGGGCCGTTCATCATGCAGCAGGAAGGCATGGGGCGCCTGTTCGCGCTGGATAAAATGGCCGAAGGCCCGTTCCCGGAACACTATGAGCCGTTTGAAACGCCGATTAGCACCAACCCGCTGCACCCGAAGGTGATCTCCAACCCGGCGGCACGCGTGTTCCCGGCTGACCTGAAAGCGATGGGTAACGCGGCGCAGTTCCCCTATGTCGGCACCACCTATCGCCTGACGGAGCACTTCCACTTCTGGACCAAGCACGCGCTGCTCAACGCCATTGCACAGCCGCAGCAGTTTGTCGAAATCGGCGAGCGGCTGGCGGGCCAGCTGGGCATTAAGCAGGGCGACACGGTGAAAGTCAGCTCCAGCCGTGGCTACATCAAAGCGGTGGCAGTGGTGACCAAACGCCTGCGCACGCTGGCGGTAGACGGTAAGGAGGTCGATACCATCGGCATTCCGATTCACTGGGGCTTTATGGGCGTGGCGAAGAAAGGCTTCCTCGCCAACAACCTGACGCCGTTCGTTGGCGATGCCAATACGCAAACGCCGGAGTTTAAGGCGTTCCTGGTTAACGTGGAGAAGGTGTAA
- the fdoI gene encoding formate dehydrogenase cytochrome b556 subunit: MKSRQRIQRYSAPERINHWLVAFCFILAAVSGLGFFFPSFNWLLQILGTPQLARILHPFVGVVMFACFLLMFFRYWRHNLIDREDLVWAKNIHKIALNEEVGDTGRYNFGQKCVFWAAIISLILLLASGIVIWRPYLAALFSIPLIRIALLVHSVSAVVLIVVIMVHIYAALWVKGTITAMVEGWVTPAWAKKHHPRWYRNLRQQQASSKQPEKGP; this comes from the coding sequence ATGAAGTCACGTCAACGCATTCAGCGCTACAGCGCGCCTGAGCGCATCAACCACTGGCTGGTGGCATTCTGCTTTATTCTCGCCGCCGTCAGCGGGCTGGGGTTTTTCTTTCCCTCTTTTAACTGGCTGCTGCAAATCCTCGGCACGCCGCAGCTGGCGCGCATCCTACATCCGTTCGTTGGCGTGGTGATGTTTGCCTGCTTCCTGCTGATGTTTTTCCGCTACTGGCGCCACAACCTGATTGACCGCGAAGACCTGGTCTGGGCAAAAAACATCCATAAAATTGCTTTAAACGAGGAGGTGGGAGATACCGGGCGCTATAATTTTGGTCAGAAGTGCGTATTCTGGGCTGCAATAATCAGTTTAATTCTGCTGCTGGCCAGCGGGATAGTGATCTGGCGGCCTTATCTTGCGGCGCTGTTTAGCATTCCGCTGATCCGCATTGCGCTGCTGGTGCACTCGGTCTCTGCGGTGGTGCTGATCGTGGTGATTATGGTGCATATCTACGCTGCCCTGTGGGTCAAAGGCACCATCACCGCGATGGTGGAGGGCTGGGTCACGCCCGCCTGGGCGAAAAAGCATCACCCGCGCTGGTATCGTAACCTGCGCCAGCAGCAGGCCAGTTCAAAACAACCGGAAAAAGGTCCCTGA
- a CDS encoding ABC transporter permease, translating to MSSKELSLKAAPSARHQLFDFLYKWGMLLTVVALIAGFGVASDSFLEPTNIINILRSIAIVTVIAIGVSVSLTIGGFDLSVGATASLANSLVISMFVWYGLGPTQAIALTLLLCTLVGLFNAFMIVVLKIPDMLATLASLFVVQGVAMTYSFGGSITENMVLPSGDMAEGTIPAVFSLLGQVPIIVIVMIAVTVVAQLLLSLTKHGRRMYAIGGNPEAARLSGIRTTRYRVLAYVISSLLAGLGGILLASRIGSSQVNAGGGYLMDAVAAAWIGLSLAGAGKPNALGTLLGAVILGVLQNGLVMLSVPYYAMDIIKGLVLAVALAITYVQRR from the coding sequence GTGAGCAGCAAAGAACTTTCCCTGAAGGCGGCACCGTCCGCACGACACCAGCTGTTCGATTTTCTCTATAAGTGGGGAATGTTGCTAACCGTGGTAGCGCTGATCGCCGGCTTTGGCGTGGCGTCGGACAGCTTCCTTGAGCCGACCAATATCATCAACATCCTGCGCTCGATCGCCATTGTGACGGTTATCGCCATCGGGGTGTCTGTTTCTCTGACGATTGGCGGCTTCGACCTTTCCGTTGGCGCCACGGCCTCGCTGGCCAACTCGCTGGTGATCTCGATGTTCGTCTGGTACGGCTTAGGCCCGACCCAGGCTATCGCCCTGACCCTGCTGCTGTGTACGCTGGTCGGCCTGTTTAATGCCTTTATGATCGTGGTGCTGAAAATTCCCGACATGCTGGCGACGCTGGCCAGCCTGTTTGTGGTACAGGGTGTGGCAATGACCTACAGCTTTGGTGGGTCGATTACCGAGAATATGGTGCTGCCGAGCGGTGACATGGCGGAAGGCACTATTCCGGCCGTGTTTTCGCTGCTGGGTCAGGTACCGATTATTGTGATTGTCATGATCGCCGTGACGGTGGTGGCGCAGCTGCTGCTGTCGCTGACTAAACACGGCCGCCGCATGTATGCGATTGGCGGTAATCCGGAAGCGGCGCGCCTGTCCGGCATTCGCACCACGCGCTATCGCGTGCTGGCTTATGTTATCTCGTCACTGCTGGCGGGGCTGGGCGGTATTCTGCTGGCGTCGCGTATTGGCTCTTCGCAGGTCAACGCCGGTGGCGGTTATCTGATGGATGCGGTGGCTGCTGCGTGGATCGGCCTTTCACTGGCTGGTGCAGGCAAGCCCAACGCGCTCGGTACGCTGCTGGGGGCGGTGATCCTCGGTGTATTACAAAATGGTCTGGTGATGCTTTCCGTACCCTATTACGCGATGGACATTATTAAAGGCCTGGTGCTGGCGGTAGCGCTGGCGATCACTTACGTGCAGCGCCGTTAA
- the fdxH gene encoding formate dehydrogenase subunit beta has protein sequence MAYQSQDIIRRSATNAATPAPRARDHQQEVAKLIDVTTCIGCKACQVACSEWNDIRDEVGHNVGVYDNPADLTAKSWTVMRFSEVEEHGKLEWLIRKDGCMHCADPGCLKACPSEGAIIQYANGIVDFQSEQCIGCGYCIAGCPFDVPRLNPEDNKVYKCTLCVDRVTVGQEPACVKTCPTGAIHFGSKEAMKEVAAGRVSELNSRGYRNAGLYDPPGVGGTHVMYVLHHADRPTLYHGLPDAPAISPAVTFWKGIWKPLAAIGFAATFAASIFHYVGVGPNRVEDEDEEEKEERP, from the coding sequence ATGGCTTATCAATCTCAGGACATCATCCGTCGCTCGGCCACCAACGCTGCGACCCCGGCTCCGCGCGCGCGCGACCACCAGCAGGAGGTGGCGAAGCTGATCGACGTCACCACCTGTATTGGCTGTAAAGCCTGCCAGGTGGCCTGCTCCGAGTGGAACGACATCCGTGATGAGGTCGGTCATAACGTCGGGGTGTACGATAACCCGGCGGATCTGACCGCCAAATCATGGACGGTGATGCGTTTTTCCGAAGTGGAAGAGCACGGCAAGCTGGAGTGGCTGATCCGCAAGGATGGCTGTATGCACTGCGCCGATCCGGGCTGCCTGAAGGCCTGCCCGTCGGAAGGGGCGATCATCCAGTACGCTAACGGCATCGTCGACTTCCAGTCTGAGCAGTGTATCGGCTGCGGTTACTGCATCGCTGGCTGCCCGTTCGACGTTCCGCGCCTGAACCCCGAGGACAATAAGGTGTACAAATGCACCCTGTGCGTCGATCGGGTGACCGTCGGTCAGGAACCTGCCTGCGTGAAAACCTGCCCGACCGGTGCCATTCACTTCGGCAGCAAAGAGGCGATGAAGGAGGTCGCCGCCGGGCGCGTCAGCGAGCTGAACAGCCGCGGTTACCGCAATGCCGGTCTGTACGATCCGCCAGGCGTGGGCGGTACGCACGTGATGTACGTGCTGCACCATGCCGACCGACCCACGCTGTATCACGGACTGCCGGATGCACCGGCGATCAGCCCGGCAGTGACCTTCTGGAAAGGAATATGGAAACCGCTGGCCGCGATTGGCTTCGCGGCCACCTTCGCCGCGTCAATATTTCACTATGTCGGCGTCGGTCCGAACCGGGTGGAAGATGAGGATGAAGAAGAGAAGGAGGAACGCCCATGA
- a CDS encoding DeoR/GlpR family DNA-binding transcription regulator, translating to MLQETRHHRIRALLSTLGQVSTERIVKELGISRETARRDIIELEAQGLARRVHGGLVALDATPEPPLTVRSSVMAKEKRAIANAAAQLLQPGQTVFLDAGSTTTMLAEELRSMSGLTIITNSLNAALKLCAAEEHEALNNQVILLGGSMLAGAQETRGELTVGEIYRYRADVALLSPVALDAKQGASSFHPHEAAIARAMTQQAGRLILLADRSKLGLSSRMNYASIAQIATLVTDGGAESLPALNALKAVLPQVILA from the coding sequence ATGCTGCAGGAAACACGCCACCACCGCATCCGCGCCCTGCTCAGTACGCTGGGCCAGGTGAGCACTGAACGGATCGTTAAAGAGCTGGGGATTTCTCGCGAAACCGCCCGCCGCGACATTATCGAACTGGAAGCGCAGGGGCTGGCACGCCGCGTCCACGGTGGTCTGGTGGCGCTGGATGCCACGCCGGAGCCGCCGTTGACGGTGCGCAGTTCGGTGATGGCGAAAGAGAAGCGGGCGATTGCCAACGCCGCTGCCCAACTGCTGCAGCCCGGCCAGACGGTATTTCTGGATGCCGGCAGTACCACCACGATGTTGGCGGAGGAGCTGCGCTCGATGTCGGGCCTGACGATTATCACCAACAGCCTTAATGCCGCCCTGAAGCTGTGCGCGGCGGAAGAGCATGAGGCATTGAATAATCAGGTGATCCTGCTGGGTGGCAGCATGCTGGCCGGCGCGCAGGAGACGCGGGGGGAACTGACAGTCGGCGAGATTTATCGCTACCGTGCCGATGTGGCGCTGCTCTCCCCGGTGGCGCTGGATGCGAAGCAGGGGGCGAGCAGCTTCCATCCGCACGAGGCTGCCATCGCCCGCGCCATGACCCAGCAGGCCGGGCGGCTGATTCTGCTGGCCGATCGCAGCAAGCTCGGCCTCAGCAGCCGGATGAACTATGCCAGCATTGCGCAGATCGCCACGCTGGTCACCGACGGCGGCGCGGAGAGTCTCCCGGCGCTAAACGCGCTAAAAGCCGTGCTGCCGCAGGTGATTCTGGCTTAA